Proteins from a single region of Candidatus Dormiibacterota bacterium:
- a CDS encoding rhodanese-like domain-containing protein: MAPTIGDVLDQARRRLVRVEPQQAAAEQSQGALLVDTRTDVQRTQQGEIPGALVIDRTVLEWRLDPTSPSRIAEAT, encoded by the coding sequence ATGGCCCCCACCATCGGCGACGTGCTCGACCAAGCCCGGCGCCGGCTGGTCCGCGTCGAACCCCAACAGGCTGCCGCAGAGCAGTCTCAGGGCGCGCTTCTAGTCGACACCCGGACCGATGTCCAACGCACTCAGCAGGGCGAGATCCCGGGCGCGCTCGTCATCGATCGCACCGTGCTCGAGTGGCGTCTCGATCCTACGTCGCCGTCCCGAATCGCCGAGGCCAC
- a CDS encoding dihydrofolate reductase family protein encodes MPKLRVHNFAISVDGYGAGPSQSLDNPLGVGGPRLHEWVFATRYGRRMIGEEGGEEGIDERFMVAGDTGIGATIMGRNMFGPVRGPWPDEEWKGWWGDDPPYHHPVFVLTRHSRPSLVMQGGTTFNFVTDGIEAALSRAFEAAGGADVRLGGGVATIQQYLRARLIDELHVAIVPIFLGGGERLFDGLDGGPVGYGNVEMVGSASVTHVRFVRQ; translated from the coding sequence ATGCCGAAACTGCGCGTCCATAACTTCGCGATCTCGGTCGACGGGTACGGCGCGGGGCCGTCGCAGAGCCTTGACAACCCGCTCGGCGTCGGCGGGCCGCGGCTGCACGAGTGGGTCTTCGCGACCCGTTACGGCCGTCGCATGATCGGCGAGGAGGGCGGCGAGGAGGGCATCGACGAGCGGTTCATGGTCGCGGGCGACACCGGCATCGGCGCCACGATCATGGGGCGCAACATGTTCGGCCCGGTCCGCGGGCCGTGGCCCGACGAGGAATGGAAGGGTTGGTGGGGCGACGACCCGCCGTACCACCACCCGGTGTTCGTGCTGACGCGCCATTCACGGCCGTCTTTGGTGATGCAGGGCGGGACGACGTTCAACTTCGTCACCGATGGGATCGAGGCGGCGTTGTCGCGGGCGTTCGAGGCGGCGGGAGGCGCCGACGTCCGCTTGGGGGGCGGCGTGGCGACGATCCAGCAGTACCTGCGCGCTCGTCTCATCGACGAGCTGCACGTGGCGATCGTGCCCATCTTCCTCGGGGGCGGCGAGCGTCTGTTTGACGGTCTGGACGGTGGACCGGTCGGCTACGGGAACGTCGAGATGGTCGGGTCGGCCTCGGTGACGCACGTCCGATTCGTGCGCCAGTAA